The following proteins come from a genomic window of Pyxidicoccus sp. MSG2:
- a CDS encoding GMC family oxidoreductase, translated as MDCDWLIIGSGFGGSVSALRLTEKGYRVVMLEKGQRLRGPDFPKTNWDLKRWLWMPQLGWRGLFKMTFFRHVTVLSGVGVGGGSLVYANTLPIPKDDFFQSPSWGHLAGWKEELAPHYATARRMLGATVNPLTTLPDKVLKEVGEDLGRTDFQPTTVAVYFGEPGVTVKDPYFNGEGPARTGCISCGGCMLGCRHDSKNTLDKNYLYLAEKRGLTLHADTEVTWVRPLPEGGYEVEALRGTRRFFREKVRFTARNVIFAGGVLGTMDLLLKLKEHADGLPRLSDRLGDGVRTNSEALIGIVSGRKEQDLSKGIAIGSILHTDERSHLEPVRYSEGSGFFRLLMAPQVPGATMFTRLARLFGILARHPVRFLKAWFVPDFARRTMILLYMRTLEGHLRMRRGRGLTTALRRGVRTGLQEGPAPTSNMPEAFDLAKRVSDKLDGYPMTMVSETLLGIPTTAHILGGCCMGDSAGTGVIDHRHRVFGYDGLYVVDGSAISANPGVNPSLTITALAERAMTFVPASKELPRGETDAVVEPAARTAGSVGSVAAGAR; from the coding sequence ATGGACTGCGACTGGCTCATCATCGGCTCGGGATTCGGCGGAAGCGTCAGCGCGCTGCGGCTGACCGAGAAGGGCTACCGCGTGGTGATGCTGGAGAAGGGCCAGCGGCTGCGCGGACCGGACTTCCCCAAGACGAACTGGGACTTGAAACGCTGGCTCTGGATGCCCCAGTTGGGCTGGCGCGGCCTGTTCAAGATGACGTTCTTCCGCCACGTCACGGTGCTGTCCGGCGTGGGCGTGGGGGGCGGCTCGCTCGTCTATGCCAACACGCTGCCCATCCCGAAGGACGACTTCTTCCAGTCACCCTCGTGGGGCCACCTCGCAGGGTGGAAGGAGGAATTGGCGCCGCACTACGCCACCGCGCGGCGGATGCTGGGCGCCACCGTCAACCCGCTGACCACCCTCCCGGACAAGGTGCTCAAGGAGGTGGGCGAGGACCTGGGCCGCACCGACTTCCAGCCCACCACGGTGGCCGTCTACTTCGGCGAGCCCGGCGTCACCGTGAAGGACCCGTACTTCAACGGCGAGGGCCCCGCGCGCACCGGCTGCATCTCGTGCGGCGGCTGCATGCTCGGCTGCCGGCACGACTCCAAGAACACGCTCGACAAGAACTACCTGTACCTGGCGGAGAAGCGCGGCCTCACGCTGCACGCGGACACGGAAGTCACGTGGGTGCGCCCGCTGCCGGAGGGCGGCTATGAGGTGGAGGCGTTGCGCGGCACCCGGCGCTTCTTCCGGGAGAAGGTGCGCTTCACCGCGCGCAACGTCATCTTCGCCGGCGGCGTGCTGGGGACGATGGACCTGTTGCTGAAGCTGAAGGAGCACGCGGACGGGCTGCCGCGCCTGTCGGACCGGCTGGGCGACGGCGTGCGCACCAACTCCGAGGCGCTCATCGGAATCGTCAGCGGGCGCAAGGAGCAGGACCTGTCCAAGGGCATCGCCATCGGCTCCATCCTGCACACCGACGAGCGCTCGCACCTGGAGCCGGTGCGCTACTCGGAGGGCTCGGGCTTCTTCCGGCTGCTGATGGCGCCGCAGGTGCCCGGGGCCACGATGTTCACACGGCTGGCGCGCCTGTTCGGAATCCTCGCGCGCCACCCGGTGCGCTTCCTCAAGGCGTGGTTCGTCCCGGACTTCGCGCGGCGGACGATGATTCTCCTCTACATGCGCACACTGGAAGGGCACCTGCGCATGCGGCGCGGGCGCGGGCTGACGACGGCGCTGCGCCGGGGCGTGAGGACGGGGCTTCAGGAAGGGCCCGCCCCCACCTCCAACATGCCGGAGGCCTTCGACCTGGCGAAGCGCGTGTCCGACAAGCTGGACGGCTACCCGATGACGATGGTGAGCGAGACGCTGCTGGGCATCCCCACCACCGCGCACATCCTCGGCGGGTGCTGCATGGGGGACTCGGCCGGGACGGGCGTCATCGACCACCGCCACCGCGTCTTCGGCTACGACGGGCTCTACGTGGTGGACGGCTCGGCCATCTCCGCCAACCCGGGCGTGAATCCGTCGCTCACCATCACCGCGCTGGCCGAGCGGGCGATGACGTTCGTCCCCGCGTCGAAGGAGCTGCCGCGCGGGGAGACGGACGCGGTGGTGGAGCCCGCGGCGAGGACCGCGGGCTCCGTGGGCTCCGTAGCCGCGGGAGCGCGCTGA
- a CDS encoding OmpA family protein: MKLKALCLSVSLLALPGVAFAQSPLDAIKKTAGDAGKGAVEKRVNTKLMDEGRKNQCSFKTGTATLEPGCDAKLKKLASALIDAKKQLDGAGAKSYKFEVSGHTDSSGDAAKNKKLSEERANTIVKELVSRGVARNEIIAVGFGSEKPLVKPDDTAAKKAKNRRYELQVRL; this comes from the coding sequence ATGAAGCTCAAGGCCCTATGCCTCTCCGTGTCGCTGCTGGCCCTCCCGGGAGTGGCCTTCGCGCAGAGCCCGCTGGATGCCATCAAGAAGACCGCGGGCGACGCCGGCAAGGGTGCCGTCGAGAAGCGCGTCAACACGAAGCTGATGGACGAGGGCCGGAAGAACCAGTGCAGCTTCAAGACGGGCACCGCCACCCTGGAGCCCGGCTGCGACGCCAAGCTGAAGAAGCTGGCCTCCGCGCTCATCGACGCCAAGAAGCAGCTCGATGGTGCCGGGGCGAAGAGCTACAAGTTCGAGGTCTCCGGCCACACGGACTCGTCCGGTGACGCCGCGAAGAACAAGAAGCTCAGCGAGGAGCGCGCGAACACCATCGTCAAGGAGCTGGTGTCGCGCGGCGTGGCCCGCAACGAAATCATCGCCGTGGGCTTCGGCTCCGAGAAGCCCCTGGTCAAGCCGGACGACACGGCGGCCAAGAAGGCGAAGAACCGTCGCTACGAGCTGCAGGTCCGCCTGTAG
- the dgt gene encoding dGTP triphosphohydrolase, which translates to MGSGAKAPVEAVQERPLVGDDALLQDERTDFDRDYDRIVFSSEFRCLHDKTQVFPLSTSDYTRTRLTHSIEASCVGRSLGQLAGRGLRSRDVKVEPSHLGTIVAAACLAHDIGNPPFGHSGEAAIQHWVAQRLAEPGSPQGGRPCPFESPSQWKDLESFEGNAQGFRILNRLQSRERRGGLRYTAATLGAMSKYPRPSVLPNGRAPVKGCVSEKKFGYFQDDHELALDAYQAVGLVEREPGVFSRHPLAFLVEAADDICYAVIDLEDSAKLGLIPTKLACELLDAVLPPAKADIRGPPAHLETRMAQARARAIGVLIQSSVKVFLDNVEAMEEGRWEQSLVSVRDEVRKPLKDIKDLTRRYGYESERVLQIESAGFKTLGGLLDMFASAVVTDTPDREQKKLRQLLPLELFQRPEHVQVEGKEPDSRDEAIREALARLSMYQRLLCVTDYISGMTDGFAVELFQRLSGIKLPT; encoded by the coding sequence GTGGGCTCGGGCGCGAAGGCTCCGGTGGAGGCCGTCCAGGAGCGTCCCCTCGTGGGCGACGATGCCCTCCTCCAGGACGAGCGCACCGACTTCGACCGGGACTACGACCGCATCGTCTTTTCCAGCGAGTTCCGCTGTCTGCACGACAAGACGCAGGTGTTTCCGCTCTCCACGAGTGACTACACGCGCACGCGGCTGACCCACAGCATCGAGGCGTCGTGCGTGGGGCGTTCCCTGGGGCAGCTCGCGGGCCGGGGACTGCGCTCGCGGGACGTCAAGGTGGAGCCCTCGCATCTGGGGACCATCGTGGCGGCGGCGTGCCTGGCGCATGACATTGGCAACCCTCCCTTCGGGCATTCGGGAGAGGCGGCCATCCAGCACTGGGTGGCGCAACGTCTCGCGGAGCCGGGCTCCCCCCAGGGCGGTCGCCCGTGTCCCTTCGAATCCCCGTCGCAGTGGAAGGACCTGGAGAGCTTCGAGGGCAACGCCCAGGGCTTCCGCATCCTCAACCGGCTCCAGTCTCGCGAGCGTCGGGGTGGGCTTCGCTATACGGCGGCTACGCTCGGCGCCATGAGCAAATACCCGCGTCCCTCGGTGCTTCCCAATGGACGGGCGCCGGTGAAGGGGTGCGTGTCAGAGAAGAAGTTTGGCTATTTCCAGGACGACCACGAACTGGCGCTGGACGCGTACCAGGCGGTGGGGCTGGTGGAGCGTGAGCCGGGGGTGTTCTCCCGGCACCCGTTGGCCTTCCTCGTCGAGGCGGCGGACGACATCTGCTACGCGGTCATCGACCTGGAGGACTCGGCGAAGCTGGGGCTCATCCCCACGAAGTTGGCGTGTGAGCTGCTGGACGCGGTGTTGCCGCCAGCGAAGGCAGACATCCGGGGGCCTCCGGCCCACCTGGAGACGCGGATGGCACAAGCCCGGGCGCGAGCCATCGGCGTGCTCATCCAGTCGTCTGTCAAGGTGTTCCTGGACAACGTCGAGGCCATGGAGGAGGGGCGCTGGGAGCAATCCCTCGTCTCGGTCCGCGATGAGGTCCGCAAGCCGCTGAAGGACATCAAGGACCTCACCCGTCGCTACGGATACGAGAGCGAGCGGGTGCTGCAGATAGAGAGCGCGGGCTTCAAGACCCTGGGCGGCCTGCTGGACATGTTCGCGTCCGCGGTGGTGACGGACACGCCCGACCGCGAGCAGAAGAAGCTGCGGCAACTGCTTCCCCTGGAGCTGTTCCAGCGGCCGGAGCACGTGCAGGTCGAGGGAAAGGAGCCCGACTCGCGGGACGAGGCCATCCGCGAAGCCCTTGCGCGGCTGTCGATGTACCAGCGCCTGCTTTGCGTGACGGACTACATCTCCGGGATGACGGACGGCTTCGCGGTGGAGCTGTTCCAACGCCTGTCCGGCATCAAGCTGCCGACGTAG